A section of the Enterococcus montenegrensis genome encodes:
- a CDS encoding RNA polymerase sigma factor, which translates to MEEIENTLFYRRVKKRDEAAFNTLITAYSKLLWAVASRSGAANGMDLEEVVSDVFLRLWEQPEKFDEKKGSLKTYLCIMTESMTKNKLQQARRRQHETLANIEENTDELVSSELEEKAAWQEIYSLIMTFDEPTRQILLWRIFYELTPQEIAKKSGLPAKEVDNRLYRGRKKLRSLVERNSFFREVENT; encoded by the coding sequence ATGGAAGAAATTGAAAACACCCTCTTTTATCGCAGGGTGAAAAAGCGCGATGAAGCGGCCTTTAACACATTAATTACCGCCTACAGTAAATTATTATGGGCAGTGGCTAGTCGCAGCGGCGCGGCAAACGGCATGGATTTAGAAGAAGTAGTCAGCGATGTCTTCTTACGCTTGTGGGAACAGCCGGAAAAATTTGATGAAAAAAAAGGGAGTCTAAAAACTTATTTATGCATCATGACTGAAAGTATGACAAAAAACAAATTACAACAAGCACGCCGGCGTCAACACGAAACACTAGCGAACATTGAGGAAAACACAGATGAGTTAGTTAGCAGTGAGTTGGAAGAAAAAGCGGCTTGGCAGGAAATTTACAGTCTTATTATGACTTTTGATGAGCCAACGCGCCAAATTTTACTTTGGCGAATCTTCTACGAACTAACGCCCCAAGAAATCGCCAAGAAGTCCGGATTGCCGGCAAAAGAAGTCGACAACCGGTTGTATCGGGGACGAAAAAAATTACGCAGTTTGGTAGAACGCAATTCCTTTTTCAGAGAGGTGGAAAATACATGA
- a CDS encoding helix-turn-helix domain-containing protein, whose amino-acid sequence MTLLANFLAKEEWRKYQLLKKVERSPYFALTKKELMEELGISNYVLKSLIDQLILDLEHYQLAPEINLFVEEPFLQLEITGSASSETLLEKYVAESTSFQILAGAALGQFKSLNDLSEKKLISYPIAHSNYKNLNTYLKNFDITIDKKFRLTGKSEKNVRLFLTELFARIFKNDQDIYPVADQNMIQTKLEALDLIKMTMHQKMKLMHYLHVTNLRIQQKKYVEWQDLSFLLPENLEKEMQTAFFYRVPSQYREAEAAAFYCYYGARSKEIGLTFALAESPQINQWSQNLLAQLIQTFPKLVKETESLAGFLTRSRYLHFQLLETSTAFESIQPEINIIYFQQNFPRVLAFCRRYISNLKQTAPDLYRKKKQLLLQYLFLILDSFPKKLILETINVYVDFSYGNLYNQFIVKNLDFFKQIGANVVPTIKDADILLTDSRELGQDYQKDCVVWLAPPRPLDWANLAQKVIQKREAKYNGENLTAAGTGGTYK is encoded by the coding sequence ATGACTTTGCTGGCTAATTTTTTAGCAAAAGAAGAGTGGCGTAAATATCAGCTCTTGAAAAAAGTAGAACGCAGCCCGTATTTTGCTTTAACAAAAAAAGAATTAATGGAAGAATTAGGAATTTCCAATTATGTATTAAAAAGCCTGATTGATCAGCTGATTTTAGATTTGGAACACTATCAGCTGGCACCAGAAATAAATCTTTTTGTCGAGGAACCTTTTTTGCAACTGGAAATTACCGGAAGTGCAAGTTCTGAAACGTTGTTAGAAAAATACGTGGCAGAATCAACGAGTTTTCAAATTTTAGCAGGGGCTGCTTTAGGGCAGTTCAAATCCTTGAATGATCTTTCCGAAAAAAAGTTGATCAGTTACCCAATTGCCCATAGCAATTATAAAAATTTGAATACGTATTTAAAAAATTTCGACATCACGATTGATAAAAAGTTTCGTTTAACCGGTAAAAGTGAAAAGAACGTGCGCTTATTTTTAACCGAGTTATTTGCCCGGATTTTTAAAAATGATCAAGATATTTATCCTGTGGCCGACCAAAATATGATTCAAACGAAATTAGAAGCGTTGGATTTAATCAAAATGACGATGCATCAAAAAATGAAGTTGATGCATTACTTACACGTAACCAATTTACGTATTCAGCAAAAAAAGTATGTAGAGTGGCAAGACTTAAGTTTTCTGTTGCCGGAAAATTTGGAAAAAGAAATGCAAACAGCCTTTTTTTACCGGGTTCCTTCGCAATACCGGGAGGCTGAAGCGGCGGCGTTTTACTGTTATTACGGGGCGCGTTCCAAAGAGATCGGATTAACATTTGCACTTGCAGAAAGTCCACAGATCAATCAATGGAGTCAAAACTTACTTGCGCAATTAATTCAAACTTTCCCAAAACTAGTCAAGGAAACGGAAAGTTTGGCTGGATTTTTGACCCGTAGCCGTTATTTACATTTTCAATTGTTAGAGACAAGCACGGCATTTGAAAGTATTCAGCCGGAAATAAATATTATTTATTTTCAGCAAAATTTTCCGCGCGTATTAGCATTTTGCAGGCGGTATATCAGCAATCTTAAGCAAACAGCACCTGATTTGTATCGCAAGAAAAAACAGCTTTTACTGCAGTATCTCTTTTTAATTTTGGATTCGTTTCCTAAAAAATTGATTTTGGAAACGATCAATGTGTATGTCGATTTTTCATACGGCAATTTGTACAACCAATTTATCGTAAAAAACCTCGATTTTTTTAAACAGATCGGCGCAAATGTTGTTCCGACAATCAAGGATGCGGATATTCTACTGACAGACTCACGGGAGTTAGGGCAGGATTACCAAAAAGATTGTGTTGTCTGGTTAGCACCGCCACGACCTTTGGATTGGGCCAACTTGGCTCAAAAGGTAATTCAAAAAAGAGAGGCCAAATACAATGGGGAGAATTTAACTGCCGCAGGGACTGGTGGTACTTACAAATAA
- a CDS encoding putative DNA modification/repair radical SAM protein codes for MDLTKKIGILADAAKYDVSCSSSGVSDTSRSGTIGSTEAAGICHSFTADGRCVSLLKVLFSNACIFDCHYCVNRRSNQRPRATFKPAELANLVLDFYLRNYIEGLFLSSAIVKSPDYTCELMIKTLEILRFEKGFRGYIHVKAIPGADSLLIERLGYLADRMSVNVELPSKDSLQLLAPDKDPYELYKPMKQIALKKEEQNLLPALYRHKTPFVPAGQSTQMIIGASPETDRAIVKISGNLYQKYQLKRVYYSAYIAMNDDSLLPAVTQKPPLLREHRLYQADWLMRFYNFTPDEILKKEQPNFNLYLDPKANWAIQNLDRFPIDVQTADLNTLLRIPGVGPKSARNILRARKYYRLHLSDLKKLGVVVKRAQYFVSCNHEKFPGLVQDPQWIIEALISKRQFKQLQALNTQSFGEQMSLFDVERFERQKGQQHQFALQ; via the coding sequence ATGGATTTAACGAAAAAAATCGGCATTTTAGCGGATGCAGCCAAATATGATGTCTCTTGCTCCAGCAGTGGTGTGAGTGATACGAGTCGCAGTGGGACAATCGGCAGTACTGAAGCTGCTGGAATTTGTCATTCTTTTACCGCGGATGGACGCTGCGTGTCGTTGTTGAAAGTGTTGTTTAGCAATGCTTGTATTTTCGACTGCCATTATTGTGTCAATCGTCGTTCCAATCAGCGCCCGCGGGCTACGTTTAAACCAGCGGAATTGGCGAATTTAGTGCTTGATTTTTATCTGCGAAATTATATTGAAGGCCTGTTTCTAAGCTCGGCGATTGTAAAATCACCGGATTATACCTGTGAGTTGATGATTAAAACATTGGAAATTTTACGCTTTGAAAAAGGCTTTCGCGGTTATATTCACGTTAAAGCGATTCCTGGGGCGGATAGCCTCTTGATCGAGCGCTTGGGATATCTGGCTGATCGTATGAGTGTAAATGTAGAGCTGCCTTCAAAAGATAGCCTGCAGCTTTTGGCACCGGATAAAGATCCTTATGAATTATATAAGCCGATGAAACAAATTGCCTTAAAAAAAGAAGAGCAAAATTTACTGCCCGCACTTTACCGTCACAAGACGCCTTTTGTGCCAGCAGGACAATCTACCCAGATGATTATCGGGGCGAGCCCGGAAACAGATCGTGCAATAGTAAAAATTTCCGGCAATTTGTATCAAAAGTATCAGCTAAAACGCGTTTATTATTCTGCTTATATTGCGATGAATGATGATTCACTCCTGCCAGCTGTAACGCAAAAGCCGCCTTTGTTGCGGGAGCATCGTCTGTATCAAGCCGACTGGCTCATGCGGTTTTACAATTTTACCCCCGATGAAATTTTGAAAAAAGAACAACCCAATTTCAATTTATATCTTGATCCCAAGGCCAACTGGGCAATTCAAAATTTGGATCGTTTTCCTATTGATGTGCAAACCGCAGATCTAAATACGCTTTTGCGCATTCCTGGCGTAGGGCCAAAGAGCGCCCGCAATATATTACGCGCCCGCAAATATTATCGTCTTCATTTGAGCGATTTAAAAAAGTTAGGCGTGGTTGTAAAACGTGCCCAATACTTTGTCAGCTGCAACCACGAAAAATTTCCCGGCTTAGTCCAAGATCCCCAGTGGATTATTGAAGCCTTGATTTCAAAACGCCAATTTAAGCAGCTGCAGGCTCTTAATACCCAAAGTTTTGGTGAGCAGATGAGCTTGTTTGATGTCGAACGTTTTGAGCGGCAAAAAGGCCAGCAGCACCAATTTGCGTTGCAATAA
- a CDS encoding TIGR03915 family putative DNA repair protein: MVWMKETIDILEYDGTLAGFYTVIDLSFRRHQFPAVVLNPATTENNLFPPEWIKTDEKKAEKIARRLQEVLTPNNYVFLHDGFNTSLENKETYLLHALHIGLDTKDNLQNFIGKPEILALDTAVRALYGEAHQYKGFVRFEYVEDVLFAKIMPKHYCLPYICPHFAKRYANEKVMIYDETHQLLACLENGSYRLLENITLPKDKFLQGNDIVGEQWRAFLAAVTIKERINPSTQRNHLPLRFRSEMTEFQ, translated from the coding sequence ATGGTGTGGATGAAAGAAACGATCGACATTTTGGAATACGATGGGACATTGGCGGGTTTTTATACCGTCATTGACCTGTCATTTCGCCGCCATCAATTTCCGGCTGTCGTGTTAAATCCGGCTACAACGGAAAATAATTTATTTCCGCCGGAGTGGATTAAAACTGATGAAAAAAAAGCCGAAAAGATTGCCCGTCGCCTGCAAGAAGTTCTAACACCAAATAACTATGTATTTCTTCACGACGGCTTTAATACGAGTTTGGAAAACAAGGAGACCTACTTGCTTCACGCGTTACATATTGGCCTTGATACCAAAGATAATTTGCAGAACTTTATTGGTAAACCGGAAATTTTAGCACTAGATACAGCAGTCCGTGCTTTGTATGGTGAGGCCCACCAGTACAAAGGTTTTGTTCGATTTGAATATGTGGAGGACGTTTTGTTTGCTAAAATTATGCCAAAGCACTACTGTCTGCCGTATATTTGCCCACACTTTGCAAAGCGTTACGCCAATGAAAAGGTCATGATTTACGATGAAACCCATCAATTATTAGCCTGTCTGGAAAATGGCAGCTATCGTTTATTAGAAAATATCACGCTGCCCAAAGATAAGTTTTTACAAGGCAATGATATCGTAGGGGAGCAGTGGCGCGCCTTTTTAGCCGCTGTGACGATTAAAGAGCGCATTAACCCTAGCACCCAACGCAATCATTTACCATTGCGTTTCCGCTCTGAAATGACAGAATTTCAATAA
- the argH gene encoding argininosuccinate lyase, translated as MAKLWGGRFDGQNEAWIDAFGASILFDQKMATQDIKGSLAHVKMLAKTEIITAEESAEIQRGLEKLQEKLAAGQLEFTIGNEDIHMNLESYLAAEIGPVAGKLHTARSRNDQVATDMHLYLKDIVKQLLPKIQHFRNILVEKAAENIHTVMPGYTHLQHAQPISFAHHLLAYYEMLTRDQTRFTENLQRIDSMPLGSAALAGTTFPVDRFFTANELDFGNIYANSLDAVSDRDFILEFLSNSAIMMMHLSRFCEELILWCSHEFKFVELTDSFSTGSSIMPQKKNPDMAELIRGKTGRVYGNLFGLLTVMKGLPLAYNKDFQEDKEGMFDTAETILTSLDIMAGMIDTMKVNKENMAQATESDFSNATELADYLANHGVPFREAHEIVGKLVLACIQRGIFLQDVPLEEYQQIAPVIESDIYEKLSSYNAVKNRHSYGGTGFDQVDKQIKAAKTQLQKEKAAD; from the coding sequence GTGGCAAAATTATGGGGTGGCCGTTTTGACGGTCAAAACGAAGCATGGATTGACGCGTTTGGCGCATCGATTTTATTTGATCAAAAAATGGCAACACAAGACATCAAGGGCAGTTTGGCCCATGTTAAAATGTTGGCCAAAACAGAAATCATTACCGCTGAAGAATCCGCTGAAATCCAGCGGGGTTTAGAAAAACTGCAAGAAAAACTAGCAGCCGGACAATTAGAATTTACCATTGGAAACGAAGATATCCACATGAACTTGGAATCTTATCTGGCCGCAGAAATCGGGCCGGTTGCTGGCAAGCTTCACACTGCCCGCAGTCGTAACGACCAAGTGGCGACAGATATGCATTTATATTTAAAAGATATCGTCAAACAATTGCTGCCAAAAATTCAGCATTTTCGCAATATTTTAGTGGAAAAAGCAGCAGAAAACATCCACACCGTCATGCCTGGCTACACGCATTTGCAACATGCACAACCTATTTCTTTTGCCCATCACCTGCTGGCTTATTATGAAATGTTGACCCGCGATCAAACGCGTTTTACTGAAAACTTACAGCGAATTGACAGCATGCCACTAGGTAGTGCCGCACTTGCAGGGACGACCTTTCCAGTCGACCGCTTTTTTACGGCTAATGAACTAGATTTTGGTAATATTTATGCCAACAGTTTGGATGCTGTTAGTGATCGTGATTTCATTTTGGAATTTTTAAGCAACAGCGCCATTATGATGATGCATCTCTCCCGCTTTTGCGAAGAGTTGATTTTGTGGTGCTCCCATGAATTTAAGTTTGTGGAATTAACCGACAGCTTTTCTACCGGCAGCTCAATTATGCCCCAAAAGAAAAATCCCGATATGGCCGAGTTGATTCGCGGTAAAACTGGTCGCGTTTACGGCAACTTATTTGGTCTTTTGACCGTTATGAAAGGCTTGCCCCTTGCCTACAATAAGGATTTTCAAGAAGATAAAGAAGGCATGTTTGATACAGCGGAAACGATTTTAACTAGCCTGGATATTATGGCAGGCATGATTGATACCATGAAAGTCAACAAAGAAAATATGGCGCAAGCCACTGAATCGGATTTTTCCAATGCAACAGAACTAGCCGATTACTTAGCCAACCACGGCGTGCCATTCCGCGAAGCCCACGAAATTGTCGGCAAGTTAGTCCTAGCCTGCATTCAACGGGGGATTTTCCTCCAAGATGTGCCGCTGGAAGAATACCAGCAAATCGCACCTGTCATTGAATCGGACATTTATGAAAAATTATCTTCTTATAACGCCGTTAAAAACCGCCACTCTTATGGTGGGACCGGTTTTGATCAAGTAGACAAACAAATCAAAGCCGCCAAAACGCAACTGCAAAAAGAAAAAGCTGCCGATTAA
- a CDS encoding GNAT family N-acetyltransferase — protein MAVKTRLANEAEKEAVIAFFNKGMAQINYPIVSWVPKIYPLVSDMTASLSKKELYVAEIDGQIVGSVILNHEHEVEYSEIAWANQHLLDEEFLVIHTLLADADFKGQNIGRSLLACAKEVARKKGCQAIRLDVFADNLPAKSLYEKCGYLWRERKELRSFDDRGTDTCDLYELLL, from the coding sequence ATGGCAGTAAAAACGCGTTTGGCAAACGAGGCTGAAAAAGAGGCGGTTATAGCTTTTTTTAACAAAGGAATGGCACAAATCAATTATCCAATCGTAAGTTGGGTACCAAAAATCTACCCACTGGTAAGTGATATGACAGCCTCCTTGTCTAAAAAGGAACTTTATGTCGCAGAAATTGACGGTCAAATTGTTGGTAGTGTTATTTTAAATCATGAGCATGAAGTAGAATATTCCGAAATTGCTTGGGCAAATCAACACCTTTTGGATGAAGAGTTTTTAGTCATTCATACGCTATTGGCAGATGCTGATTTTAAAGGTCAAAATATTGGGCGTAGTTTGTTAGCGTGTGCTAAAGAAGTTGCGCGAAAAAAAGGCTGTCAGGCCATTCGCCTCGATGTCTTTGCGGATAATTTACCGGCAAAAAGTCTCTATGAAAAATGCGGTTACTTATGGCGGGAGCGTAAAGAATTGCGTTCTTTTGATGACCGGGGCACAGATACGTGTGATTTGTACGAATTGCTACTCTAA